taAGACTGTAATTGTACAGAAGATGTCAAGTGGGTAACACCTAGCAGGACCTGAGGAGAGCACTTTCAGTAGAGAGGCACCAGTACCACGGGCACTACCACAGAATGCTGTGCTTTTCTGCCACGAGGAGCTCCCATCATATCTGCACTTGGACAGAGCAGACCACAGTACTGTTTTCTTCCTGGCAAGCTCTGGCAGCTCTTGCTTTGCAGTTTCCTGAATGACTGCATTAATTTGATTGACTCCAGATCAATGGTGTCTCCAAATAAGATTAACTTACATGTTCTGTCTGTATGTTACAGGAGATTACTCTTAGCAGAATCTCAAAGGAAGCAATTAGCTGACCACTGATGTAATGAATtctaattattttgtttgtacAAACAATAAAGCCAGATAGTTTGTTTAGCAAGGAAGTAATTACTCTAAGAacttgagaaaataaatcaaacagtGCTACCTAGACCTGTAAATAATGAGCCTTCTACTTCCTATTTATGCCAAGAATGCTCATGGAATATTTTCAGGTAGCTGGGAGCCAACCTTTGAAAGTAACATTTATCATAGTTATTATTGAGCACTTGCTTGATTATGTTCTTGAGTGTGCTAGGTACCCTGCAGAAATATCCATCTACATTGGCTGTCACTGGCACCTGCTAAAAATTCACTGCAGCCAGTGCAATTTCCTGCAACTGCTTTTTGTTAATCAACAAGAAGTCACTCACATCACAATCATTAGGCTGTTCTGCTCCTAAGGGCACCAGAGGCAGGGGCATGTCCTCAGCAATGGAGGAatgatcaggaaaaaaagcacattacTATACATGGAGCAGGCTCTTTTCTGCCCAACATTTGGCCATGTAGGCAAGAAATGGAATAACTTCAGAAGGCAGTCAAATGAGAATGGTTGTAGCTGGGTCTTCCCCTTCTCCACGttgatctgctgctgctgcaaaataTTCACAGCTCCAACAGGAGAGACAAGCAGAGTCACTGGGGACCTTGTGCTGCAAAAAGCAGAGAGCACTCCAAAAATACCTCAACTTCTGCCACTTCCGCTGATTTTGTGTGACTCAAGAGGAGTCACACAAAGGAGCTGACAAATTAGAGATaacctgattttattttatgcaaaCTCACTGGTTTGCAAGCACAGAGATGCAGCCATCTGCACCTCCTGCAGATACCAACTCCTGAGATCAGCCATTCTCTTCAAGGTAGTTGGCTTCCTTTACCATAGCTTTGAAAAGATATTCAtgcatgcaaaaatattttgcttaatctttcttttgtttccaggCACATTTTAGGTGTCAAACCTGAATTTAAAGTAAATTCCATAGGCTAGAATTCTGCGGTTGGcttggttttcctcttttcttagGCCAAACAGTGATACACCCAAAAGGGATCAACATTATTTTCTGGCTCTCTTAAGTGGTACTCAAAAATCTTATGGCAACACTGTCTCACATCTTGATAAAacctgaatgaaaaaaaaaaaaaaaaaaagacacttctGCTTCCAGCACTTGGATTCTTGCTGTACTCTTACTGTttaaccagaaaataaaagcccTGAGGTCAGTGAAATCTCACTGAAGTGAGCAGGGTATAAGTTACAGCAACATCTGTACTGGCTGAAGGGAAACTGCAAATAACTTGTTAGTGCAATGGGAGCCATTTCCCTCGTGCTTATGAGGTATTTCAGTTCTTCAGTCCTTTCCACCCCGAGCTGTTTCTCTTTGTGTTCAGTAGCTATTAAAAACTCACAGAGTGGGGATTTTTTGTGCTCTTGCTGCAGGCCCAATTGACAAATGTTTGCTGCCTGCCATTATGCTAAGCCAGTATCTTTGAAAATTAACTGAAGACTTTAGTCTAATTTGGAGAATTTAAGGGTGAATAAATACCATGTACCCCAAGGCAGGTGAGgcagataaattaaaaatggcaTCTAACTGGAGACATGCTTATGCCtaaagcttttgttttattttccctacaAACAACTTGACCCAATCAAACAATGTGAAATCAGAGAATTCCCTGGTCAGTCTTCTGGAATATCCCTGTGAGCCTCTTCTAGGGAAAAGAAGCACTACAAAATGTTTGGCTGCCTCTACACCAAGTATTAAAATGTCATActgtttttccagcctgaaaaaaatctggtgACCTTACTGGCTGAAACAATTAATGCTGAGCCAGACAGGcaagaacagaaagaacagaaagtcTTTGGGGGTCTTCAGCAAGGCTGAACTGCAGCCAAAACTATTGAGGAAGGTGTGAGAACTGCCTTAAAACTGGTCAGTACTTTGCTGGGTGAAAATATTGGAGCTGCTACTCCACATTTGAGAATAAGAGGAATATCTCATCAGAATGAGGCAAGTCTTGATTTCTGGCCATGCTTGAAATGCACTGTACTGCACCCTTTAAATATTGGTATCTTCTACAGAGGTGTTGCACCAAGAGAAATCAAGGGTTTGATTTAGCTTAACTTGACTATGTGATTATGATCCTGCAACACATTATTCATCCAATCTCCTTTGTGCTGGGCAAATAAAGCCTCATTCTATTCCTTCTAAACACCAATGGAAAGTGAGATGACAGTACAAAGCAGAACAGCTTCTATAAACAAAGCAAATTGTGACAGAAAAATTTTGCTGACTTTATGAAAATGGGATCAGAAGTGCTGCTTGGTTTAATAAGAAACTGgcaggattttgttttcttttagcttCTCCTTATCATCTCCTGTACTGCCTCTGTTCCTTATGTCAtcacttcaaaaagaaaatccatcacAGGAGGAATTCTGCTGCTTAGAATAAGGATTTAGTCTAATAGCATTAGACAAATCTCTTGACTTTCTCTGGCTTTCTGCATTAGAAAGAAGGTGGGCTGATTGATCCAAGgtattttttttagaagttcCTAAAGAATTAGAAGTCccattttcaataatttttttaggcACTTAACCACTAAATCCTTTAGATAGATATTATGGCTCTTCCTCAGtctcttttgaaaaattaattaaattcatGTAGCATGTAGATGTATAAAAACTGagtttccctcctctcccagcagatgGATATTCTAGAGATACAGTAAGCCTAGTTCAAGAGTAAAAactctggaatattttttcatttaaaagtctggagaaaataaacaaattcttTAAGAGTGGCTCTTAATAAGCAAATTGATTTCAGGAATCTTGAGAaaagtttaaaaccattttttgcAAAAAGTCTGGTCAAACATTTCTTAGCTAAATAATAAGAAACTGTTCTTGCCTTTCTCAATCTGTCTGGTTCCTCCAAAGATCCAGCACcctgtttaaaagaaagaaaggaaaaaaaaaggcagcatgaAGTTAAGAGCCCAGAGGAGCCTGTAAATGAGTATTCACCACACAGGGGATCTTTCTCTCCTATCCATGGTCACCTGGACAGAGTGAACCagcaggagattttttttttatgggcTTTTTAACAACATTAGGCAGAAAGATGACATGTTTTTAGGTCCCTGACTACTTGAATCAGATGAGCAGTTCTCCCAGCAATAGCTTTGACTTTACTGACACCTATTGACTATGTTAATGCTTACAGATGGTTTTGGTTAACAAACCATGAGTCATTACAATCAAtggcaaacacagaaatatgctctttattaataaaattaatgctTACCTTACATGTATTTTAAAGGATTCATGTTCTAAAAAAGCTTTGGATATTAAGAAAATGTTTATCAAGgcagaaaactttaaaatgtctcaaattttaaaattagagacattttaaaacttcaaCTTTGAAAGCCTTCACATACAGAAAGTACCAAATGCAAACCTGTAAATTCCTTTGATTATGCTATCTTGAAGCTGCTCAGATAATGTGTGAATagttaaattagaaaaaaattagttaataATTATATATGTTTATTCTAAGAACATGGGAGTATCTTTAGCATGCCCTGGAATATCTTATATATGATTATGAATTCTGCCACCCTTAGCATATCTTATATATAACAACTAGGTAACTTCTTTAATAATTTGgtttttgaattaaaatttctcctctttatTTCATTCCAAATCATTGACCTATAAGGACAGTTTCAAAAGGGACTAGGTCCTTCTGTGCAGTTACTTGGAATCAGTTCAGTCAGTGACTATTCTGTCTCACAGCAGGAGACACAAATAATGAACAGTGAATATATTCTTACTGCAGGAACTGTCAAAAAATAACTCTATGGAGGATGTTGggtggagaaagggaaaaaaatagaaatccaTGTGCCCAGAACCAGGCACACACCCAAAGTATTCACACAAACACCTCTCAGATCCCAGCTGATGCCTCTTTGCCATTTACTACTCTGGTTTGAAACTTCCATCTCGAGAAATATCTTGAGATGGGAAAAAGCACACAACTCTTAACTAAGCAGACACACATGAATACTGCTGAAGTAAGACTAGCAATGTGAAGCAACCTGAaagagcagtggcagagctcagcagctgtggACTGTGTGCTGTCACCTACCCGTGAGCTCAGGGCCTCTCTCAGCTTGGCTTTGTAGAGCATCCATCGGTAGCGCAGGTCCTCCAGGTCCTCAGAACTTCCCATGACAGGATGAAGATGCAGGAGGTCCTCAAAGAGATGCTGACCATGAGGCACATGAGACTGCAGCTCCTAAAGGCAAAGACAAGGCTCAGCAGCAATTCAGGGTTCAGGAAGGCCCCACTTTTTAAatcagcatttgaaaaaaacagtgGTTTAcatgcacatttatttttgttcttgcttttttgACCTGAAATAATATGAAACTCACCTGCAGGACTCCTCTAGCCTTGGCTATTCCTGTGTTTAGTTTCTAACAATCCAACAAATCTAACAAATGGCCATGGCTTTTGGCTGCACTCCACAGGAAGAATGAGACCAAATGCTGATTTGACACTGATTTTAATTAGCTTCTTTGAATGAACACCTTTGGCATACCACACTGGAAATGTCCAGCCCGACAGCTAAAGGCCAGgtgctcctttcccttccacTCTGGTTCTGGCAGACCTTTCCTAATAGAAAGGATGAAAATTGTCCTAAATTCCTGAGCTTCATCTACTCTAGAGTCTCATACAGAAGAGTGTATGGTGTTTGAATTTGTTGTCTATTTGTTCTTGAGGATTGTTTGGAGTTTTCTTTGGGGGTGGTGGGTTTTTGGTTGGTAGGTGGAGTGGTTctgggttttgctgttgtttggattttttttaattctgaaggAATTCACACTTATTGCAGTATTTTTCTCTATTCACCCCCTGAAATCTAACCTCAAGTTTGCTCTGGTGTCccttaatttcttcttcagaagaTGGAGTCCCAGCAAGAATTTTGGTCAGTTTGGTGTTTTCTCCTTGGAGCCACTCTTCAAAGTCATGTAGGAGCTTCAACTGGGTGCTTGCAGTTTGCCCTTCTCCCATCTTCTCCTGGGATACAGAACAACAGGAACAAAAAAGCCCTTAATGATATGTCAGACATTTCCTCTGAAGGCCTGACTGTGAAATCTTAACCTCCAACTTTGTAACCCACATTTCAGATGAAGGCAATGAAACTGTTCTTGTGAGGCTGACATGAGGGAAAACACAGAGTCCCCATCTCACCTGCTTATGGTTGGGATCGACATCAAAAAGGTGAAAAGCAGGTCTAGACATCCATCTGCTGTCCACAAatgctcttttcttcttcttctcagCCACTGGTCTACTTAACTGCCACTTTTTGAGGAGGCTTggaaacacaaaaccagagatATCAGTGCAGTGAACATCCACACTTTGACTGGGGCTATGGGAGACAGCTCTAGGGAAACAGCACTATTGTTGTTATTATATCATTATTAATAGTCATAAAACTATTACTATTGAAGTTATTCCCAACCAGAGTGtctcacagctgcagcaggactcTAGCTCTAACATTTCcaagtgttttgtttccttttattttgggGACTAAAAATAATACTTTGGCAATAGAATTTTCCTTCTGGTTACAGGAGGCAGTACAATCAAACCTTACTCagttttgtaatttattttttgtgcctGACAgtactgtaatttattttttgtgcctGCCATATTCTGACAGTATGTATGAATACAATCATACATGCAGCACACCATTAAATATTAATGCAGACTAGCAAATAGGAGCAGCATTTCAGCACTACACAGTGGaggcaaaataaattaagtCTTCATTTCCAGCTAAAGTGAAGATTTTTAGCTCTGTTTATACTTCTGCAGGTTTGCAAAAGGCACAAATCCCATTGCAGATACAGCCTCCTTGGAGGCATCTCCAAGGAGAACAGGAAGATGAGACAGAGGAGCACAAGTCACCCAGTCTGTGCCAAATTTCCTCTGACACAGACTGGCAGAACAAGAGTGAGCCAGGCCATAAGACACTGCCTACTCTAACACAAGGTAAAGGAAGATTCACAAACCTTGTGGTTCACAGAGTCTTAAAAAGGTTTCCTTAAAAGTaatgattttctgttttcagacaattaaataaaatctcatATTGCTTCTAGCATTATGGTATGGCTGTTCActttcacagcacagagcaaaaagCCTCAAGTGTCTCTGCTCTTACTGCAGTAAAAAGAACCCTGTTGAAGAGACTTAAGGAAAACCTACATGAACACTTACCCAGTTGCCATCTCCTTCAGTGATTTCCATGACTCTTTCAGCTgatccagctctgcctggacaTGGGCAGTCTCCTCTGGAGAAGAATTCTCCATGACCAACTGGCCATGAGCTTCCACAAGGTGCAGCTGGATCTCCTTATCTGGAAACTCAGCCAGCATTCTCTGAAATGCAAAGCCCTGAAATTACTCCTAGGTATCCTGGATGAAGTGGAGGCTATATCAGACTGAAGGCCATGCTCAGTCCAGGACTATGCTGGTTTTGTTGGTACTAGCTAGAACATAcctagagggaaaaaaaatatgctgtgGATGCTTCCAAAGAGCCAACCTAGGTCAAAGAGCTGATGGGAGGACTTTGAGGGTGCAAGATGTCAATGCACCTCCTTCTGTAGCCTTCCCAAGAAAGATTTTGGTCTCCCATATGAAGGCAACAGCTGCCAGCTGAAGTGTGAATTTAGAGTGAATTTAGCACGCAAAGTACTGCTACACAGGAAAAACTGGCAGCTTTGGAACAGCTCAGTTCCACAAGTAGAAGGCCATCTAAAATGGCAGGAATGTTCAATATATTGATGAGTACACACAGGCAAAGGCAGGTATTGTTCAGAGAGATCATCTGACAGGAACAGACTGCCTATCCTGTGCACCTACCCTTGAGATGGTGGTCCCATCTCAACACTTACTCATTTTCTCTTGTCTGTCACTTACTCATGCTCTTGTCTGTTACATGGCCCCACatgccacagcacagggcaaAGCAGAGAGGCAACACCAGCCAACAGTCATTGCAGGAGAAACACACATCACTTCTCTCCTGAACCAGCAAATCCACACTAGAAACCCCCACTCGTAATGTCTGAATGCTGCAAAGTGAATAATTAACATCTTGAACTAAGATGCTTTTCCTACCTCCAGGTCTTCCAGCCTGCCCTCGGTGTTCTGCTCTCTCTCAGCATCCTGGCAGGAGTCAATCTTCTCCCTGGTTACTGAGATCCACTGCTGGAGGTCAGACAGTTTGTCATTATATGCCCAGTGCTTCTGAACGTGGTCTTCACTCTGCTCTATCATCAGCTACAAAGGATAAAAAGATGTCAGCAaccaaagagaagcaaaaaacaCTTTATTTACTGGCTCTAACACTATGATGGGCACAGAACCTCACgggcaaaaaggaaaaatgcagttATTAATGAGAGACAAAAAACCTATGCTTTTAGCATCAGTGGTgtggaaaacacctccaagcTCCTGCAGGCCTGAATTCAACCACACGGGGGGGTATTAAGAACTAGAATTGCTCCCTTCTCAGCTGAAAGGGAATAGAGAATTTacatgtttggggtttttgtcaATATCAAATACATTTACACTCCCTGAATCAGAAATCACTGTACAGACTTGTTTGGCAAAAGTTCAGTACAGTATAAATGGGATGATCGAAACTGAAACTAGAATTCCACAGGGCATGTTCAGGTAACACTTTAACACACGTAATCCTATAGTGAATTGCATAGCTAAGGAAACTTCATGAGCTCTTCTTCTGAGAATCTTCTGAGACTGCCCTGGAGGTCACTTTATAGGTATGTTTGCAAGCTACAAAATACCTCAGGACAAAGCAAGTATTTATGCAATTGCTGCACTTTTCTGTCATTAACTTTTAGATCACAAAGCcataaaaaccacaaacactTTGGTACAAACCCCCTCTCCTGTAATCAGTGAACTGCAAACACCACCATGACAATATGAGTTCTTTTGGTCAGAAATCTCAGGCCCACTCCAGAAACAGTTTATATAGACAAAATCCATGTGGATAGCATCCTATCCCAAGGGAAATCACATTAGAGATAATCAAAGAATCCTGGAAGAGTTATCAAAGTCCTAAGAAttcactgctttcttttcctgaaatgaaaatatctgtCACTCAAAGCATGTAATGGCATAAGCtcaaagatgttttaaaatacttttaaatagAGGCAACTGACAACTCCTCAGACAACTAAAAACGTCCTTATGTTACCTCCAGTGATCTCTTCAGGGCCTGAGAATCAGATGAGAGTTGGTTCATTTCATGCCTGTGTGTGGTATTTGACTGCACAAGCTTCTCTACCTCCTCCATGTGAATGGCAAGCTCTGCCAAGTCATCTTGGATcatctgcagaggaaaagacaGATTCCATGTGTGTAGTGTGCTAGGTATGGCATGGACTTTCAAAAACATACACCAAAGGTAGCTCCATTTGACAGtgtgaggagaaaaaacccagcaacaaCCACTGTCATTAGAGAAGATGAATTGCTCTGATGCCTAGGAgtaaatgtttctgaaaaaaatagttGGATGTCCTTTACATGTTACTGGGAGCTAACAAAGAAGATAGGTTGTATGGTATAACCAGCAAAGAACTGTGGTGATAACACCCTGAGGTCACCAAGGATGAAGTGCCACAGTACAGGTGAGCTGTCACAGCTCACCAGGGCAGTcccatcccctctccctcctcctcctgctcctctctcccctctcccagggatGTAATCCCACTGTATGCCTTGAACAGGCTCTGCTGCATGTTGGCCCCTTTGCTGAGCCAGTTCCAAACACTAACCAAAACATTATCATCTTTTcccattaattttgtttttcttatcttGGACAGCTGAATCAGCTGTGGAGTAAATCCAGAATGTGTCCCAGCTAAGTGCCaagggaaagagcagaaagaGCAGGATACAGAAGGAAGTGGAACAGTGGAAATTCTTTTGAGGAAGCTAACCTGAACCAACCTATCTTGTGCAGTTTCACTGCTAGTGGGAATGGTCAGGATGCACTTTCTTTAGCAATTGAGCTAGCCCAAGAAGGTGTACCAccaacagccccagctgcttcttccttccctcaAGCTCAGTTTGCCAGTGCTTCATCTGCACTGCTTTAATTTCATTCACTCATGCTATAAACTGGACCAAATGAAATTATCTAACACACAGTCAAGGGGAAAGGTACTGAATTCCCAATACTAAGAAAACATGAACAATCAGGAAGCACAGTTAGCTGAGGATAACATGGCCAAGCAATACTGTAATGTACCTGGAGTCTCTGGAGTTGTGTCTTTTTACCCAAGAGGTCAGGCCGTGGTTCCTTCTCCAGATCTAATTTGGCTTTGATGGCAGATAATTTCTTCTGCAATGATGCAAAACCAGCATCAAAGTTCTTATGTTGCATTATCAAATTCTAGATGGAGAAATAAGGAAACAGGTCCAGTATTTACCATATATACCTTGGCATTATGTTTTGTCAATATCTGCTTCATATTCAGGACAAACACTGAGCTACACTATGCAACAGACCACagatttatttcaatatttgatCAACCTAGGAGAAGGGATTAGTGCTAAATTTATATGTATAAAACTGGCTTTGTAAAGACTTCATCCTTGTCTTTATCACAGGCAAAGACAGTATATGGGGAGTTCACCTGGAGTTTGCTCTTGCTTTGCAGCAGACCTTTGTGTagaatttctctctcctttgaAGCTTCAGCTACTTCTTGAAGGAAAgactctgccttttcctcacCAAGGACATTGTTTAGCACATCTTTCTTTAGCTGTAACATCATCAACTTTTCTTTGAACTGGGAGCTTTCAGCTAGAGCAGCCTGAAGGAGAAAAGTTCATCCAGTGAAatcatggcaaaaaaaaaatcatataacCATATTATTCTCACACAAGTCACACAACTAAAGCAGTACAACAAAGTCAGGTAAAAACAGCATGCTGGGCCAACAAGGGGTAACAGAAGGTACCTGGACAGTGCCCAGTTAAAGGAAAAATCTTCCTGATAATGTTAGAGGCACCAGGGCTGCATCCATTTTGTGAACAGAAAGAGAAGTAAGCTGTACTATGGAAAGAGTTGTCTGTGCAGAGGAGAGGCCTAAACAACCAACAGAAAGGACAGCTTGAATGCTCATCCTGAGGATAAATTCCATCCCTGTTCACAGACACATTTATTCTGGAGATCACAGGGATGACAAAGTAACACACACACCCTGCTGGGAACATGCACTAATTGTGCATTTTATACCCACATCTATATCACCACACAATTCCTTAACAGAGCCCACAAACTCCCCATCCAGGGAGATCTGGGCCAATGCTAAACAAtattatcatcatcattgtTAAAGATACCTGGCACTTTCTGCAGCCTGCTCAGCTGACAACTCCAGCTTACCAAAGGGAAGGCTGAAAATAAGccaaggtgctgcagctggggccaAGTAAAGAGCTCCATCCCTCCTGTGGCTTTCCTGCCACACTGGCAGcaccttccagctgctgctgcctggcagctgtAGGCAACCTTAGTCAAACCCACATCTCTGACCTTAGCAACAGCTTTGCTACCTCAATGTgagccagctctggctctggagTCTCCAGGAGCATCTGGACCGAAGGCTTCCACTGCTCAAAACTTTGCAGGGGATTTTGGATGAGTCTCCACAGCTGGGTTTCTGTGTCACTGCTCATTTTAGAAGTCTTGCTTCTAACACTGTAAGGATAAAGTGACAACCAAGAGAAGGATTATGAAGAAATCCAAGCCCAAACATTCTATTCTTCAAGGCATGAATTAACACAACACTGGGGTGTAAACCATTCCCAACACAAAAGCCTCAGTCTGTTTTACTGCCTGAGCCTGCTGTGGCGTGCcaacagctgctctgccagtcAGAGACATCTGACAAAACTTTATTTAGATGTCTCAGGACACACTTGTCTTCTGTGCAAGTGTGTATCAGGAGCTACTCTGCTTTTCTAGTAGCCAGCAGTCTTCCCTTGTATGTGAACTTTCTTGGCTGCTGTCACCAGTGTGATTTAACAAATCATATTATCAGAGCAGTCTCACTGACTCAATGGAGGAACAAATCAAGAGGGTCTAGAATGTAACTGCAGTTGCCTGTAAAAAacaaggttttgtttctttaaaaaattacattaaaaagtCGTTGATAACCTTATGTTAacacaaaaagtgaaaaatacatttttatttcagacacaattactttaaattttCCAGAACCACTTGAATTTATATTAGTACATAGAGGTGATTCTGATAAAAAAGCTTTGCATTTATGTTTATGTATTCACATATTTATACATAATACACAGCTCTAttattgggggaaaaaaactaaaTCAGCAAACCTTCAAAGACAATCCAGGCTCCTCTAAAAGAGGCTTATCCCAAACACAGCCAAGTGACAAGGCCCAGCAGTGACACACCCTGTGCAGCTGCCTCCTGTTTTTCTCAGCTTGCCTGACCTCCCAGTTTGCAGAATCCTGCCTGACATGGCAAAACGCAGCCCGAACTTTCTGTTCACAGGGGAACAGTATCTTGCCAACTCACAAGACATGCAGGTGAGAGCAATGCCCACCAGGATCAATACTGCCCTTCCACAAACACAGGAACAACAATCTTACCTGTGTCACTGGGCCATGACGGGCTGAACAAAGGCAAGTTTGCAGAGGCCAAAAGCTCCGCAAATAGAAAGTTCTGCCTTTACTTAATGTCCTCTGCTAtttgctctgctgccctgccaggctcagtGGGAAGCTGCCAGACTTCCCAAAGAAGCTCTGGAGAGAAGCTGGCAAAGAAGCAGCTGCCATTTTCTACTCAGGGAAGTCCCTGCCTTCTTTGCTCCTCTTTCAGCTTTGCTTACTTGCTAGTTTTTAAACTGCAATCCTTTCCCACAATGACCTACAACCCTTCCAGCAGGACAGCATACTGTGCACAGAGGGAAATAAGCTGGGATACAGGAAAAGAACTgaccttcttttttcccttaaaaaaatgATCCTTTCTTCTAGTTTGGAAAATTTGCTGCAGCTTCTTTACTTCCTGATTCCAGGCAGCCTGGAAACGGAAACACTGAAGTCTGGGAGAGGCTAAACTTTCAGAGTTTCCAACCCAAGGCAAGTTGAAAACAGGAACATGCATATAAGCTGCCAGGAGAAGGGGAATGAGCTCTGCCAAATAATTGCTAAGGCTGGTGAGTCACTGCAACAAACTCAGCAAGGGAGGGCCACAATTCTTCTGAACCGTTTACTACCACAGCTCCTGTCCTGATTTTCTAGTTGCTGGCATGAAAGGCAagcaaaatacataaattattattataaaatgcTAATTAGATCAAATTAGCTGCCAACAATCTAATTTTCTCCAAACCATACACAACATTAATGATGCAGGATCATTGCTTGAAAATGAccaggagcctgcagctcctAGCAAATGGCTAAAATTACAGCTTGACTGAAACACGGAGGCGGATGTAATtatcaaaagcttttttttctacCCATCACCTACAACTGGATGGcatatcacttttttttcctaggccCCTGACAATCCCTGAGAGATTTCCCCCACCTGCCCACCATAATCAGATTTCCCAGTACCTTTGATACTGCTGTATTGCAGAGACAACACTCTCAGCATGTGGCTGCACATCTTGGGAAAACCGTAGCAGTTCCTTAAGCTGAGCCTTCAGCCTCTCAATCTTTGACTcttctgcagccagagctgctcttgttgccttaattacaaaaaaattaagagatCACACCTTATGTAGTGTCTGCCATATCAAATAAGAAGTAAGGCTGCATCTCAGGGTATGCACAAATCCCCTCTCAGTGGTTTTTTCCTGGTTATAAGGAATATGGTCTTTGCTAAGACAGAAAACATTCTCAGcaacagtttttttttccagcaggctctctctcctcccctcacactgcccagcctctgcATCTGATCTGCAGGGCTCACCGTTTGAACAGAGTGAATCCCAAACAGGCCTGGTTTCAGTTCACTGGTGCTGCGTTTTTGGAGCAGTCTTAAAAGCATCTGTTTGCCTGAACAGATCTTTCTCAGAGCTCACATACAGAGAATGTTAATGCTAGGGTGACTCAGGGAAACA
This sequence is a window from Serinus canaria isolate serCan28SL12 chromosome 5, serCan2020, whole genome shotgun sequence. Protein-coding genes within it:
- the SYNE3 gene encoding nesprin-3 isoform X3 — protein: MTQQLQDEFDSSVENAEAWMKAIQERLRINDNTKGPRSALEARLRETEKIRALEPEGSLKMDLILVKADAALRSISEEKKHEVLSKLKDIKALWEETAIYITHCHSRIEWVWLHWSEYLKAQNEFYTWIHNMRVTLEPDIELQLGLKEKQWQLSHAQVLQNDVLNQSVLLERLLEEAASLFSRIGDPSVDEDAQKKMRVEYEGIRQEAQNRVKLLETITKEHEQYSASVNQFQSWLSGVTEKLNCCTGGATKTSAEDKLKALKEIAKDIRSGGKKWKHLENQCAEVIQNTSPLGSARLKDELEELRKALEKLKLLSSEEEERLLKIQQSESAYESQARQLEADIQQLRKDLQRLENDLDPGEGEKTEDEFVTLWKKCNATRAALAAEESKIERLKAQLKELLRFSQDVQPHAESVVSAIQQYQSVRSKTSKMSSDTETQLWRLIQNPLQSFEQWKPSVQMLLETPEPELAHIEAALAESSQFKEKLMMLQLKKDVLNNVLGEEKAESFLQEVAEASKEREILHKGLLQSKSKLQNLIMQHKNFDAGFASLQKKLSAIKAKLDLEKEPRPDLLGKKTQLQRLQMIQDDLAELAIHMEEVEKLVQSNTTHRHEMNQLSSDSQALKRSLELMIEQSEDHVQKHWAYNDKLSDLQQWISVTREKIDSCQDAEREQNTEGRLEDLERMLAEFPDKEIQLHLVEAHGQLVMENSSPEETAHVQAELDQLKESWKSLKEMATGLLKKWQLSRPVAEKKKKRAFVDSRWMSRPAFHLFDVDPNHKQEKMGEGQTASTQLKLLHDFEEWLQGENTKLTKILAGTPSSEEEIKGHQSKLEELQSHVPHGQHLFEDLLHLHPVMGSSEDLEDLRYRWMLYKAKLREALSSRGAGSLEEPDRLRKERSGGVCRFLRRACRAALPLQLLLLLLLLLAFLLPLAEDTHSCTLANNFARSFQLMLRYEGPPPT
- the SYNE3 gene encoding nesprin-3 isoform X2 — its product is MLGSHQETLMESPQTFTHPFYQISQDFASSNAMTQQLQDEFDSSVENAEAWMKAIQERLRINDNTKGPRSALEARLRETEKIRALEPEGSLKMDLILVKADAALRSISEEKKHEVLSKLKDIKALWEETAIYITHCHSRIEWVWLHWSEYLKAQNEFYTWIHNMRVTLEPDIELQLGLKEKQWQLSHAQVLQNDVLNQSVLLERLLEEAASLFSRIGDPSVDEDAQKKMRVEYEGIRQEAQNRVKLLETITKEHEQYSASVNQFQSWLSGVTEKLNCCTGGATKTSAEDKLKALKEIAKDIRSGGKKWKHLENQCAEVIQNTSPLGSARLKDELEELRKALEKLKLLSSEEEERLLKIQQSESAYESQARQLEADIQQLRKDLQRLENDLDPGEGEKTEDEFVTLWKKCNATRAALAAEESKIERLKAQLKELLRFSQDVQPHAESVVSAIQQYQSVRSKTSKMSSDTETQLWRLIQNPLQSFEQWKPSVQMLLETPEPELAHIEAALAESSQFKEKLMMLQLKKDVLNNVLGEEKAESFLQEVAEASKEREILHKGLLQSKSKLQNLIMQHKNFDAGFASLQKKLSAIKAKLDLEKEPRPDLLGKKTQLQRLQMIQDDLAELAIHMEEVEKLVQSNTTHRHEMNQLSSDSQALKRSLELMIEQSEDHVQKHWAYNDKLSDLQQWISVTREKIDSCQDAEREQNTEGRLEDLERMLAEFPDKEIQLHLVEAHGQLVMENSSPEETAHVQAELDQLKESWKSLKEMATGLLKKWQLSRPVAEKKKKRAFVDSRWMSRPAFHLFDVDPNHKQEKMGEGQTASTQLKLLHDFEEWLQGENTKLTKILAGTPSSEEEIKGHQSKLEELQSHVPHGQHLFEDLLHLHPVMGSSEDLEDLRYRWMLYKAKLREALSSRGAGSLEEPDRLRKERSGGVCRFLRRACRAALPLQLLLLLLLLLAFLLPLAEDTHSCTLANNFARSFQLMLRYEGPPPT